The Carnobacterium mobile DSM 4848 genome includes a window with the following:
- the recD2 gene encoding SF1B family DNA helicase RecD2: MVEQEKLDLFATEELYIVGQVVAIFYQNPTNFYKVLLIRVTETNSDYADKEIVVTGNFGQIQEEETYRFYGTLIDHPKFGLQFNSNRYKQEKPTTMAGVINYLSSDKFPGIGKKTAENIVHVLGENAIDKISENPDALAEVTGLNSKKKEVLIQTIHASDGMEKIIIGLNSYGFGSQLAYNIYQTYQGETLEIIQENPYQLVQDIENIGFKKADAIAEQLGFAPDSPGRLRAAVLFALSELCLSQGNTYTSAEDLLEESLTVLESSRSFIIEPDAVADELVHLIEENQIIEDQKKLYIKSLYAAEWGISTSVKRLLNRKKITYGTHDIPKEIRKLEKRLGISYGASQVKAIEEAMLSPMFILTGGPGTGKTTVLNGIVSLFAELNGLSLDLNDYKEQPFPILLTAPTGRAAKRMNETTNLPSSTIHRLLGLNGRENNNEDQQSDRELEGGLLIVDEMSMVDTWLANQLLRAVPQHMQVLFVGDKNQLPSVGPGQVLHDLIDAHLIPSMELNEIYRQGDGSTIIPLAHEIKDGRLPGDFTQNKKDRSFISCNAYQIEEVIRQVVAKAKEKGFTSQDIQVLAPMYRGPAGIDALNKMMQEILNPNETSQRKEVKFNDRVYRIGDKILQLVNNPELNVFNGDMGEITSITYAKETADKVDELVIQFDSNEVTYKRNEWNKITLAYCCSIHKSQGSEFKMVILPMVQNYGRMLRRDLLYTAITRSSELLILCGENSAFQECVMKSSATRLTTLKERLIEEKDVLSDETTQAAFKESSEEKHKTATSESVASEKTLEEDSLFEMKEEVPASYRLTIELIQSNKIDPMIGMEGIAP; this comes from the coding sequence ATGGTCGAACAAGAAAAATTAGACTTATTTGCAACGGAAGAACTGTATATCGTAGGACAAGTCGTCGCAATATTCTATCAAAATCCAACAAATTTTTATAAAGTTTTATTAATAAGAGTGACTGAGACAAACAGTGATTATGCGGATAAAGAAATTGTCGTCACAGGAAACTTTGGTCAAATTCAAGAAGAAGAGACGTATCGTTTTTATGGCACACTGATCGATCATCCTAAGTTTGGCCTTCAATTTAATAGTAATCGTTACAAACAAGAAAAACCTACGACGATGGCAGGTGTAATAAATTACCTTTCCAGCGACAAGTTCCCTGGAATTGGGAAGAAAACAGCTGAAAACATCGTGCATGTTTTAGGCGAAAACGCTATTGACAAAATCAGTGAAAATCCAGATGCTTTAGCTGAAGTAACAGGATTAAACAGCAAGAAAAAAGAAGTCTTGATCCAAACGATCCATGCTAGTGATGGAATGGAGAAAATCATCATTGGTTTAAACAGTTATGGATTTGGAAGCCAACTAGCTTATAATATCTATCAAACCTACCAAGGAGAAACATTGGAAATCATCCAGGAAAATCCTTATCAACTGGTTCAGGATATTGAAAACATCGGCTTTAAAAAAGCGGATGCTATTGCGGAACAATTGGGCTTTGCTCCTGATTCTCCAGGACGATTAAGAGCAGCGGTCTTATTTGCTTTGAGTGAATTGTGCTTAAGTCAAGGCAACACGTATACATCAGCTGAAGATCTGTTGGAAGAGAGTTTAACTGTTTTAGAATCTAGCCGTTCATTTATTATTGAACCAGATGCAGTAGCTGATGAATTAGTTCATCTGATCGAAGAAAATCAAATTATCGAAGATCAGAAAAAACTGTATATTAAATCATTATATGCTGCTGAATGGGGAATCAGTACATCCGTTAAACGTCTATTAAATCGCAAAAAAATTACATATGGTACCCACGATATTCCTAAGGAAATTCGAAAACTAGAAAAAAGATTGGGAATTTCTTATGGAGCATCACAGGTAAAAGCAATTGAGGAAGCGATGCTATCTCCGATGTTTATTTTAACGGGTGGTCCAGGAACAGGAAAGACGACGGTTTTAAATGGAATCGTTTCATTATTTGCTGAATTAAATGGGTTATCATTAGATTTAAACGATTATAAAGAACAGCCTTTTCCAATATTATTGACAGCGCCGACGGGACGTGCCGCTAAAAGAATGAATGAAACGACGAACTTGCCAAGCAGTACGATTCATCGCCTATTAGGATTAAATGGGAGAGAAAACAATAATGAAGACCAACAATCTGACCGTGAGTTAGAAGGAGGCCTGTTGATTGTCGATGAAATGTCGATGGTTGATACTTGGCTGGCCAATCAGTTGCTTCGAGCGGTACCTCAACATATGCAAGTTCTATTCGTGGGTGATAAAAATCAGCTGCCTTCTGTTGGACCAGGACAAGTGCTGCATGATTTGATTGATGCCCATCTAATTCCAAGTATGGAATTGAATGAAATTTATCGTCAAGGAGACGGGTCAACTATTATTCCCTTAGCACATGAAATCAAAGATGGACGTTTGCCAGGGGATTTTACTCAAAATAAAAAAGACCGTTCGTTTATTTCTTGCAATGCTTACCAGATTGAAGAAGTCATTCGACAAGTTGTAGCGAAGGCAAAAGAAAAAGGTTTTACATCTCAAGACATCCAAGTTCTGGCGCCAATGTACCGAGGTCCGGCTGGTATTGATGCGTTGAATAAAATGATGCAAGAAATTCTGAATCCTAATGAAACAAGCCAGCGCAAAGAAGTAAAATTTAACGACCGGGTTTACCGCATTGGAGATAAAATTCTGCAATTGGTCAATAACCCTGAATTAAACGTTTTTAATGGAGATATGGGAGAAATTACCAGTATTACTTATGCAAAAGAAACAGCAGATAAAGTAGATGAGCTGGTTATTCAATTTGATTCGAATGAAGTAACGTACAAACGAAATGAATGGAATAAAATCACTTTAGCTTATTGTTGTTCGATTCATAAATCACAAGGCAGCGAATTTAAGATGGTAATTTTGCCAATGGTTCAAAATTATGGCAGAATGCTCAGACGTGATTTGCTTTATACTGCGATCACCAGGAGCAGCGAATTATTAATTTTATGCGGAGAAAATTCAGCTTTTCAAGAATGTGTTATGAAATCTTCGGCTACACGTTTGACTACATTAAAAGAACGGCTTATAGAAGAAAAAGACGTCTTATCTGATGAAACGACACAAGCCGCTTTTAAGGAATCCTCAGAAGAAAAACATAAAACAGCTACTTCAGAATCAGTCGCTAGTGAGAAGACGCTAGAAGAGGATTCATTGTTTGAAATGAAAGAAGAAGTGCCGGCTTCTTATCGATTAACAATAGAATTGATTCAATCGAATAAAATTGATCCCATGATCGGCATGGAAGGTATCGCTCCTTAA
- a CDS encoding diacylglycerol/lipid kinase family protein, with protein MIKPKEIHIVFNELSGSGKGQLICQTLVKEVKEKKLSFSLHKSCYAGHTVKIVAELVQELNALLSSATAILLIVGGDGTLHEALLGLGETYKHIPLAYIPAGSGNDFAKGLGISKNTSKALEQILSVKTPREVNVIQFKENNKKQIRYAVNNVGVGFDASTVKQANQSTVKARLNRYHLGSLTYLISVITVLSQQKAFPIEVVTDHQKLSFPKAFLVTVNNHPYFGGGIRISPKASPYDNKVDLIVLEKSSVFKIIWLFLLLLADGRHLKHKDVHYIKTENLRLYSAVREEVQADGELLGYRTIDLQLSSSSRYFWF; from the coding sequence ATGATAAAGCCAAAAGAAATCCATATTGTTTTTAATGAACTTTCTGGTTCCGGGAAAGGTCAGCTTATTTGTCAAACTTTAGTAAAAGAAGTAAAGGAAAAAAAGCTTTCTTTTTCCTTACATAAATCATGCTATGCCGGTCATACTGTCAAAATAGTAGCAGAATTAGTTCAAGAACTGAATGCTTTGCTTAGTTCAGCCACTGCTATACTGCTGATTGTCGGCGGAGATGGAACTTTACATGAAGCACTGTTAGGACTTGGTGAAACATATAAACACATTCCACTAGCTTATATTCCAGCAGGATCAGGAAATGATTTTGCAAAAGGATTAGGGATTTCAAAAAACACTTCAAAAGCACTAGAGCAGATCTTATCTGTTAAAACACCTAGAGAAGTAAATGTTATCCAATTTAAAGAAAACAATAAAAAACAAATCCGTTATGCTGTCAACAACGTGGGTGTCGGATTTGATGCATCAACCGTCAAACAAGCAAATCAATCAACAGTGAAAGCACGTTTGAATCGATACCATCTTGGCTCCTTAACTTATCTCATTTCGGTCATCACTGTCTTGTCTCAACAAAAAGCGTTCCCCATCGAAGTCGTAACGGACCATCAGAAGCTATCCTTTCCTAAGGCTTTTTTAGTTACCGTGAATAACCATCCTTATTTTGGCGGTGGAATTAGAATTTCCCCCAAAGCTTCTCCATATGACAATAAAGTTGATTTAATTGTCCTTGAAAAATCTTCTGTCTTTAAAATTATTTGGCTTTTTTTGTTACTGCTAGCTGACGGACGTCATTTAAAGCATAAAGATGTGCATTATATTAAAACTGAAAACCTTCGCCTGTATTCCGCTGTACGAGAAGAAGTTCAAGCAGACGGTGAACTTTTAGGTTATCGTACAATTGATTTACAGCTCTCTTCATCTTCACGCTATTTCTGGTTTTAA
- the alaS gene encoding alanine--tRNA ligase: MKQLSSNQVRQMFLDFFEKKGHSIEPSASLVPIEDPTLLWINSGVATLKKYFDGSVIPENRRIVNAQKSIRTNDIENVGKTARHHTLFEMLGNFSIGDYFKEEAILWAWEFLTDEKWLNLDPQKLYVTVYPEDKEAAQIWREKVGLAEDHIVEVADNFWDIGAGPSGPDSEIFYDRGEAFDTLAKDDPENYPGGENERWLEIWNLVFSEFNHKEDDTYEPLPNKNIDTGMGLERLVSILQDAPTNFETDLFMPIIKEIEKISNGKKYGENSQDDISFKVIADHLRAVSFAIGDGALPSNEGRGYVLRRLLRRAVMHGKKLGIDEAFMYKLVPIVGKIMFSHYPEILEQQTFIAKVIQTEEERFHETINDGLMILNQLVADLKSAGETRISGKDIFKLYDTFGFPVELTEEYAKDEGLTVDHEGFIKEMEAQRNRARAARSDEKSMGTQNQLFSEVKAESTFIGYDQTTAEGKLEVIATDEKLVPKAEVGDKVRLIFDQTPFYAEMGGQVADKGLIKDATGQLVGKVVDVKKAPAGQPLHTVEVLEELTVGETYHLSVDETVRRKITRNHTATHLLHQALKDSLGQHANQAGSLVTADYLRFDFTHFGQVTQMELAEMERKVNEKIWESLPVATVETDIETAREMGAMALFGEKYGDVVRVVNVGDYSIELCGGVHVKNSSEIGVFKIISESGIGAGVRRIEAVTSEAAYRFFQTEERRLNKVAHLVKAQQTKDVEAKVEQLQSDLKEKQKENEALQAKLTNEQANDIFGEVQEVNGLTVIAAKVEAADMNQLRQFADQWKQKAVSNVLALGFAKNGKVNLLTAVDQETIKKGLKAGDLIKEIAPLVGGGGGGRPDMAQAGGKNPAGLTAALDRVTDWVQQNS, encoded by the coding sequence ATGAAACAATTATCAAGTAATCAAGTACGTCAAATGTTTTTAGATTTTTTTGAAAAAAAAGGTCATTCAATTGAACCAAGTGCTTCTCTGGTGCCAATAGAAGACCCAACATTGTTATGGATCAACTCAGGAGTAGCCACACTTAAAAAATATTTTGATGGTTCAGTTATTCCTGAAAACCGAAGAATAGTAAATGCACAAAAAAGTATTCGGACTAATGATATTGAAAATGTTGGTAAAACGGCTAGACACCATACTTTGTTTGAAATGCTGGGGAACTTTTCTATTGGAGATTATTTCAAAGAAGAAGCGATCCTTTGGGCATGGGAATTTTTAACTGATGAAAAGTGGCTGAATTTAGATCCGCAAAAGCTTTATGTAACGGTTTATCCAGAAGATAAAGAAGCAGCTCAAATTTGGCGAGAAAAAGTAGGGTTAGCAGAAGATCATATTGTCGAAGTGGCTGATAATTTTTGGGATATCGGAGCTGGCCCAAGTGGTCCTGATTCAGAGATTTTTTATGACCGCGGCGAAGCATTTGATACTTTGGCAAAAGACGATCCCGAAAATTACCCAGGCGGTGAAAATGAACGATGGCTTGAGATTTGGAACTTAGTTTTTTCTGAATTTAACCACAAAGAAGATGACACTTACGAACCTCTTCCTAATAAAAATATTGATACTGGAATGGGATTAGAACGTCTTGTTTCAATTTTGCAAGATGCGCCTACCAATTTTGAAACAGATTTATTTATGCCGATCATTAAAGAAATTGAAAAAATAAGCAATGGTAAAAAGTATGGAGAAAACAGCCAAGACGATATTTCATTTAAAGTAATTGCAGATCATTTGCGCGCAGTGAGTTTTGCAATTGGTGATGGAGCATTACCTTCAAACGAAGGACGTGGGTATGTTTTACGTCGTTTATTACGCCGGGCAGTTATGCATGGGAAAAAACTTGGAATAGATGAAGCGTTCATGTATAAATTAGTACCGATTGTAGGGAAAATCATGTTCAGCCATTATCCAGAAATTCTGGAACAACAAACGTTTATTGCGAAAGTAATCCAAACAGAAGAAGAACGTTTCCATGAAACAATTAATGATGGGTTAATGATTTTAAACCAGTTAGTGGCTGATTTAAAATCAGCGGGAGAAACTCGGATCAGTGGAAAAGATATCTTTAAACTATATGATACTTTTGGCTTCCCGGTTGAACTTACAGAAGAATATGCAAAAGACGAAGGATTAACTGTTGATCATGAAGGTTTTATCAAAGAAATGGAAGCACAACGCAACCGTGCTCGTGCAGCGAGAAGCGATGAAAAATCAATGGGAACACAAAATCAATTGTTTTCAGAAGTTAAAGCTGAAAGTACATTTATTGGATATGACCAAACAACAGCAGAAGGGAAACTTGAAGTTATTGCAACTGATGAAAAACTAGTACCGAAAGCAGAAGTTGGCGATAAAGTTCGTTTGATTTTTGATCAAACACCGTTTTATGCTGAAATGGGAGGACAAGTCGCAGACAAAGGGCTTATCAAAGACGCTACAGGCCAGTTAGTTGGAAAAGTAGTGGATGTGAAAAAAGCTCCTGCCGGCCAGCCTTTGCATACAGTAGAGGTTCTAGAAGAACTTACTGTAGGAGAAACTTATCACTTATCTGTTGATGAAACAGTACGTCGTAAAATCACACGCAACCATACTGCAACACATTTATTGCATCAAGCATTAAAAGACAGCCTTGGCCAACATGCTAATCAAGCAGGATCATTAGTTACTGCAGATTACTTGCGCTTTGATTTTACTCATTTTGGTCAAGTGACGCAAATGGAATTGGCTGAGATGGAACGCAAAGTAAATGAAAAGATTTGGGAATCTCTTCCAGTCGCTACTGTAGAAACGGATATTGAAACAGCACGCGAAATGGGCGCTATGGCCTTGTTCGGTGAAAAATATGGGGACGTTGTCCGTGTTGTTAATGTAGGAGATTATTCGATAGAACTGTGTGGAGGCGTGCACGTTAAAAATTCAAGTGAAATTGGCGTCTTTAAGATTATTTCAGAGTCAGGTATAGGAGCCGGTGTGCGTCGTATCGAAGCTGTTACAAGCGAAGCTGCCTATAGATTCTTCCAGACAGAAGAACGTCGATTGAATAAGGTGGCACACTTAGTAAAAGCTCAACAAACTAAAGACGTAGAGGCAAAAGTCGAACAATTACAATCAGATCTTAAAGAAAAACAAAAAGAAAACGAAGCATTACAAGCGAAGCTGACCAATGAACAAGCAAATGATATTTTTGGTGAGGTTCAGGAAGTAAATGGTCTTACCGTCATAGCAGCAAAAGTAGAAGCCGCTGATATGAATCAATTGCGTCAATTTGCAGATCAATGGAAACAAAAAGCTGTTTCAAATGTTTTAGCTCTTGGTTTTGCTAAAAATGGAAAAGTTAATTTGTTGACAGCAGTTGATCAAGAAACCATTAAAAAAGGATTGAAAGCTGGAGATTTAATCAAAGAGATTGCTCCATTAGTCGGTGGCGGCGGCGGTGGACGCCCTGATATGGCTCAAGCAGGAGGAAAGAATCCAGCTGGATTAACTGCTGCATTAGATAGAGTTACAGACTGGGTCCAACAAAATAGCTAG
- a CDS encoding cysteine desulfurase family protein encodes MEKIYLDHAATSPVHPEVIEVVYETMKNHYGNASSIHQFGRDSRRIMDEAKQTFAESIGAKPNEIVITSGGTESDNTAILETAFSRQTEGKHLITTAVEHHAVLKPMEYLESIGFEVTYLPVDQLGKVDPEQVRAALRSDTILISIMYGNNEVGALTDIAAIGEIIQESESSAFFHTDAVQAYGLETIDVKRDHIDLLSTSSHKINGPKGIGFLYINEKIHLPSFMLGGEQETRRRAGTENIPAIAGFQKAVEIAQIEKEARKTAYHHYRNQLLGRLEDAGIDFEVNGDPTVHLAHIVSMWFVGVSSEKLLLLLDLAGIAISAGSACTAGNIDPSHVLTAMYGERSSRINESVRISFGLGTTSKSIDQLADELIKVINRLKK; translated from the coding sequence ATGGAAAAAATTTATTTAGATCATGCTGCAACTAGTCCGGTACACCCAGAAGTGATAGAAGTCGTCTATGAAACAATGAAAAATCATTATGGAAATGCTTCAAGTATTCATCAATTTGGACGGGATAGTCGGCGGATAATGGATGAGGCTAAGCAGACTTTTGCTGAGAGTATTGGAGCTAAACCAAACGAAATCGTCATAACAAGCGGCGGAACAGAAAGTGATAATACCGCTATTTTAGAAACTGCATTTTCTCGCCAAACGGAAGGAAAACATTTGATTACAACGGCTGTTGAACACCATGCAGTGTTGAAACCAATGGAATACTTGGAATCAATCGGGTTTGAAGTAACGTATTTGCCGGTAGATCAACTAGGAAAAGTCGATCCGGAACAAGTCAGGGCAGCCTTACGAAGTGACACGATACTCATTTCCATTATGTATGGAAATAATGAAGTAGGCGCTCTAACGGATATTGCTGCTATTGGAGAAATCATTCAGGAAAGTGAGTCGTCAGCATTCTTCCATACAGATGCAGTGCAAGCATATGGCTTAGAAACGATTGATGTTAAGCGCGATCATATTGATCTGCTTTCTACTTCAAGCCACAAAATCAATGGACCTAAAGGAATAGGCTTTTTGTACATTAATGAGAAAATCCATTTGCCTAGTTTTATGCTAGGCGGTGAACAAGAAACAAGACGCAGAGCTGGGACAGAAAATATACCAGCTATTGCAGGATTTCAAAAAGCTGTTGAAATTGCACAGATAGAAAAAGAAGCACGCAAAACAGCTTACCATCATTACCGGAATCAGTTATTAGGACGATTAGAAGATGCGGGGATCGATTTTGAAGTAAACGGCGATCCAACTGTTCATTTGGCTCATATCGTCAGTATGTGGTTTGTTGGAGTTTCCTCAGAAAAATTACTGCTGCTGTTGGATTTAGCTGGTATTGCTATTTCTGCCGGATCAGCTTGTACAGCAGGGAATATCGATCCTAGTCATGTATTAACAGCTATGTACGGTGAAAGAAGCTCGCGAATCAACGAATCTGTTCGGATTAGTTTTGGTTTAGGAACAACTTCTAAAAGTATTGATCAATTAGCAGATGAACTGATAAAAGTAATTAACCGGTTAAAAAAGTAG
- a CDS encoding cysteine desulfurase yields the protein MAFTKTAKLQGSTDTYAVNPDVKRYTLRDNGFEEAKTGNFQYIRSLDDNSLNKQGIKLKVMVSSDLTQLKLSATTHNGLRAVNIYNGEAFIKIREKYEFIMQNFVEQGIFIKE from the coding sequence GTGGCATTTACAAAAACAGCGAAACTTCAGGGATCAACAGATACGTATGCCGTTAACCCTGATGTAAAACGTTATACATTACGAGACAATGGATTTGAAGAAGCAAAAACTGGAAACTTTCAATATATTCGTTCGTTAGATGATAACTCATTAAATAAACAAGGAATAAAATTGAAAGTAATGGTATCCAGTGATTTAACTCAGTTAAAACTTTCAGCGACTACTCATAATGGATTGAGAGCCGTTAACATTTACAATGGAGAAGCTTTTATTAAAATCCGAGAAAAATATGAATTCATTATGCAGAATTTTGTGGAACAAGGCATTTTTATTAAAGAGTAA
- a CDS encoding YitT family protein, translating to MKKKIKKDHFPLQVIDIIFIVVGSFIAAVSFNVFLLPNLIVSGGVSGISTILHRLFEWDPSLVQFAFNIPLLALCFIALGKEAGFKTILGSLILPGFIGMLSSLEPWTMNPLLAALFGGITTGIGLGLVFKAKASTGGTSIIAQVIHVYLKLPLGTSVALIDGLVILAALIAFDGEIVMFSIISLFVISRTIDMIQVGFNRSKNVMVISEAASEIKTAIYQNINRGVTNLSITGGYGNHAKEMLMCVVDEQEFTYLRETILEVDPDAFVVVMSASEVWGKGFTLAKDSTTENL from the coding sequence ATGAAAAAGAAAATAAAAAAAGATCATTTCCCCTTACAAGTAATCGACATCATTTTCATTGTTGTCGGTTCTTTTATCGCGGCAGTTTCATTTAACGTATTTTTATTGCCAAATTTAATTGTTTCAGGTGGGGTCAGCGGAATCAGCACAATTTTACATCGTTTGTTTGAATGGGATCCTTCGCTTGTTCAGTTCGCTTTTAATATTCCTTTACTGGCGTTGTGCTTTATTGCATTAGGTAAAGAAGCTGGGTTTAAAACTATTTTAGGAAGTTTAATTCTTCCAGGCTTTATTGGGATGCTTAGTTCTTTAGAGCCATGGACCATGAACCCCTTATTAGCGGCACTATTTGGAGGGATTACCACAGGTATAGGCCTTGGGTTAGTCTTTAAAGCAAAAGCCTCAACAGGCGGAACAAGTATTATAGCACAGGTGATCCATGTATACTTAAAGCTGCCTTTAGGGACAAGTGTTGCACTAATAGACGGCTTAGTTATTCTGGCTGCTTTAATTGCATTTGATGGAGAAATCGTCATGTTTTCTATTATCTCCCTATTTGTTATCAGTCGAACAATTGATATGATTCAAGTTGGCTTCAATCGTTCTAAGAACGTCATGGTGATTTCCGAAGCTGCTTCAGAGATCAAAACCGCTATCTATCAAAATATTAATCGAGGTGTTACTAATTTAAGCATTACTGGTGGTTATGGTAATCATGCTAAAGAAATGCTGATGTGCGTGGTAGATGAACAAGAATTTACGTATTTGAGAGAAACCATTTTAGAGGTAGATCCTGATGCTTTTGTTGTCGTGATGAGTGCTAGCGAAGTATGGGGAAAAGGTTTTACACTAGCTAAAGATTCTACTACTGAAAATTTGTAA
- a CDS encoding tetratricopeptide repeat protein, producing the protein MNRNHKAFQLWEQGKLNEAIRLLFEEIEEQTENSDSYCNLASILILAKKYEDAQAVLETALQKYQNHLELLYTFGNLYYYKNMPEKSLVYFERVFQAEETSLKNDAAIMIGQCYLMLENPKKALVYLLLAYPENSKDSLLILLIGDCFMQTGHFKEAKGYFEQAVAVTPDNDEAWFKRGVIGMALNESATTVESFFKTSHELNPEAHLKRLQQLQAIEKFIQFQEE; encoded by the coding sequence ATGAATCGGAACCATAAAGCTTTTCAATTATGGGAACAAGGAAAATTAAACGAAGCGATCCGATTATTGTTTGAGGAAATCGAAGAACAAACTGAAAATAGTGATAGTTACTGTAATTTAGCCTCTATTTTAATTTTAGCTAAAAAATACGAAGATGCTCAAGCTGTTTTAGAAACGGCACTTCAAAAATACCAAAATCACCTAGAATTGCTATATACTTTTGGGAATTTGTATTACTACAAAAATATGCCTGAAAAAAGTCTGGTGTATTTTGAACGTGTTTTTCAGGCTGAAGAAACCAGTTTAAAAAATGATGCTGCGATTATGATAGGCCAATGTTATTTAATGTTAGAAAACCCTAAAAAAGCCCTTGTTTATTTACTACTAGCCTACCCAGAGAATTCAAAAGATAGTTTGCTGATTCTCTTGATAGGGGATTGCTTTATGCAAACAGGCCATTTTAAGGAAGCAAAGGGGTATTTTGAACAAGCTGTCGCAGTAACCCCAGATAATGATGAAGCATGGTTTAAACGGGGTGTGATTGGGATGGCTTTAAATGAATCAGCGACTACTGTAGAAAGTTTTTTTAAAACTTCTCATGAATTAAACCCTGAAGCACATTTAAAACGGCTTCAACAACTGCAAGCGATCGAAAAATTTATTCAGTTTCAAGAAGAATAA
- the mnmA gene encoding tRNA 2-thiouridine(34) synthase MnmA has translation MKDNSNTRVVVGMSGGVDSSVTALLLKQQGYDVVGIFMKNWDDTDEFGVCTATQDYNDVALVANQIGIPYYSVNFEKQYWDKVFQYFLDEYKKGRTPNPDVMCNKEIKFKAFLDYATELGADYVATGHYAQVERDENGVTHMLRGVDNNKDQTYFLNQLSQEQLSKVLFPLGGMEKSEVRKIAEEASLATAKKKDSTGVCFIGERDFKKFLMTYLPAQPGKMVTPDGEVKGQHDGLMYYTIGQRQGLGIGGGGKSSEPWFVIGKDLATNTLYVGQGFHHEWLYATHLNASDVHFTVNEDMPKTFKCTAKFRYRQADTAVTVHLNEDGTTATVEFDEPVRAITPGQAVVFYNGMECLGGGTIDAAYNETKELQYV, from the coding sequence ATGAAAGACAACAGCAATACTCGTGTCGTAGTCGGCATGAGCGGTGGAGTTGACTCATCCGTTACAGCTTTATTATTGAAACAACAAGGCTATGATGTTGTGGGTATTTTTATGAAAAATTGGGATGATACAGATGAGTTTGGCGTATGTACAGCTACTCAAGACTACAATGATGTAGCTCTTGTAGCGAACCAAATTGGAATTCCTTATTATTCTGTTAATTTTGAAAAACAATATTGGGATAAAGTGTTTCAATACTTTTTAGACGAATACAAAAAAGGCCGGACACCTAATCCAGATGTAATGTGTAATAAAGAAATTAAATTCAAAGCGTTCTTAGATTATGCAACTGAGTTGGGTGCAGATTACGTTGCAACTGGCCATTATGCCCAAGTTGAACGAGATGAAAATGGCGTGACGCATATGCTCAGAGGTGTGGATAATAACAAAGACCAAACCTATTTTTTAAATCAATTATCTCAAGAACAACTATCAAAAGTTTTATTCCCCTTAGGTGGAATGGAAAAGTCTGAAGTGCGTAAAATTGCTGAAGAAGCGAGCTTGGCTACCGCTAAGAAAAAAGACTCAACTGGGGTTTGTTTTATTGGCGAACGCGATTTTAAAAAATTTTTAATGACTTATTTGCCGGCACAACCCGGGAAAATGGTAACTCCTGATGGAGAAGTAAAAGGACAGCATGATGGATTGATGTACTATACGATTGGACAACGTCAAGGATTGGGTATTGGCGGCGGCGGAAAATCGAGTGAACCATGGTTTGTTATTGGAAAAGATTTAGCGACAAACACGCTTTATGTTGGGCAAGGGTTCCATCATGAATGGTTATACGCAACCCACTTAAACGCGTCAGATGTTCATTTTACAGTTAATGAAGATATGCCGAAAACATTCAAATGTACGGCTAAATTCCGTTATCGTCAAGCGGACACAGCAGTTACTGTTCACTTAAATGAAGATGGAACAACCGCAACAGTGGAATTTGATGAACCTGTACGAGCTATCACTCCAGGACAAGCCGTTGTATTTTATAATGGAATGGAATGTTTAGGCGGCGGAACGATTGATGCAGCTTACAATGAAACGAAAGAATTGCAATACGTTTAA